CCCTGGACCGCCGCGAATGGGCCGGAGAGGTTGACGTTGCCACCCCATCCCTCGATGCGCCCGGTGACGGCCGTGCCGTCGAACAGGCGGGTGCTGTCACTGAGGCGATCGGGTGGTGACGGGTCGTTGAGCACGCTGCGACCGGCGGACACCGCGAACTGGGGTGTCAGGCTGTAGGCATACCCGCTCATCGGGACCGGGAACTGCTTCTCCGCGGTGAGGCGCACCGGTGACCGGCCGGACATCTTCCGCGACCACAGAGTTTGACCGACCGTGCCGGCCAGTGAGTCGTCGGCCCAGTACAGGCGCCCGGCGTTGAGCGTGGGGTCGGTCTGGGGGAAGCCGTAGGCGGGGACGGTCGCGGTGCGCGTGACCCTACCGTCGGGGGCGACCGCGTACACGCCCGCGGTGCGGGAGTCGCCCCCGACCGCGGTGAGGAACCGGTCTCCCACGGCGGCCAGTCCTCGGCTGCCGGCCGGGACCTCCACCGAGCGGACGTCGTCGCCGTCGGCCACCCGTAGGAAGGTGTGGTGGTCGGCCGAGGCCAGGTAGGCGACACCGCCGTCCCCGCTCACCAGGGAGGGTTCTACGGAACTCGCCGGGTCCGGGCCCGGTACGGCCGAGCTGCTCACCTCACCTCCGTGCAGGCCCCGACGGTGGAGCATGGCCGTCCCCGGGTCGGCCTGGGTGAGCCAGGCGACCTGCCCGGCCCCGACGGCGACCTGGACGACCGGATCAGCGGGATCGGCGATCGTGCGGCGCGAGCCGTCCGCGAGGGAGATCAGGTCGACGTGGTGTGCGGAATCCTCGTCCGTCCAGCCCTCCACCACGTACCCGTCGCCGGGGGCGAGGATCCGGCCGCCGTGCAGCCGGCCGAGATCGCGGCCGCCCAGCGACGGCGGGTCGGTGTTCAGCGGAGTGTCCTCGAACAGCCGGGCATCAGTGATCGGGGTGACGGAACTGCCGGCGGCCTGGGTGCTCAGCCAATGGTCCCCGACCACGGCCAGGGGCTCACCGATCGCGCCGGCCAGGACATCGTCACCGGTGCGCAGATGCATCCGGTGGGCCTCGTAACCGTATTTCGGGATCTGTGACGTCACCCAGGCCAGGGACGATCCTCCGACACCGACCAGCCGCAGCGACATGTTGTGTCTCGCCTCGCCGAAGGTACGGGCGGTGAGCCGGGATCCCTCGACCCCGGTGAGAACCGTCCCGACGCCCCAGCTCTCCTGCGCGGTGCCCTGTTCGACCGCCACACCCCCGGCGGAGGCGCCGATGAGCCGGAGGGAGGTCGCCAGGGTGTGTTCCGGTACTGATACCGGCCCTGGGATTGGCTCTGGGACCGGCCCGGCAGCGGCCGCGGCCGGACCGGCGGTGATGGTCACCAGCGCCAAGGCGAATCCGGCCACACCGGACGAACACCGAAAAATGCTGTCCAGCATGATGTTCCCCCCGTTGTTGAGGTCGGACCCTAGCCCGGGCGTCGCTGCCCGGTCAAAGTTCGGGATCAATGGACGCCCTCTGGCCTGCGGTGACGCAGTGGTGAGAGCGAAGTGAAAGTCGAGTGAAAGAGGAGTGAAAGACGCCGGGCATAGCGTCGTGGGTGTCAGCGAGGAACGGACCGGACGAGGAACGGACCGGAGAGGGAGCGTCATGAAGCACTCGGAGTTTCCGGTGATCTACCCCGAGGTCGACACCATTCGCCAGGTCCAGGAACTGCTGATCCTGGCCTCGGCGCTGCGCCCGGACGGCGAGCTGGCCGGGGCGCTGCGGGTGGCTCTCGACGTTCCGGGGCATTGCGTGAGCAGCCGGATGGAGCCGGTGACCGACATTCATCCGCACACCCTCAAGTACTGGCTGGAAAAGCTCTGGATGTCCGGCGACCTCGGCCCGGCCGAGCGGCGCCTCGTGGAGTTCCAGAACACCAGCGACAACATGGTCGCCGCGACCCGTGAGCTGCTCGATTTCGAGCGTGACTCCGGATTCCGGCTGGTGGCCGAAAAGGTCTAGCCGCCAGAGCGGTTAGTAAGAAGAGCACGATCCGCACACCATCGAGGAGGCACCATCGTGAACACCACGCTTCTCCAGCAGGCCGCTGTCGACAGCGAGTTCCGCGCCCTCATCGAGGCCGACCCCACCCGGTTCGGGGTCACCGGCGCCACGTTGCCGGCCGAGGTCGAGGCACCGGACCAGGAATCGCTGGACTTCTTCACCGAGGGAGTTTCCTCCCTGGAGATCTACGCCTGCGAGTCCTCGTGCAGCTTCGGTCCGTTCACCATCGTGTGTGACGGCGGAACCAAGTAGGTCGCACCCCCGGATCTCCTGGTGGGCCGGTCGTCCCCACGGCGACCGGCCCACCGGGGGCCACCTCGTCCTTCCGGCCACGCGTACCGGCCACACCTACCGTCCGCATCAGGAGGGCTGATCATGACCAGCACCGTGGTCCGCGACGAAACCGTCACGGGCAGTGCCCCTTCGCTCCGGCTGGCGGCGCGCGCGGCCAATCTGGCCGAGCGCACCGCCGTGGTCCGGCAGCTGGAACGCCAGGGTCGTCTGCCCGGCGCGCAGGAGGTGCCGCCCGCCGATGCCTTCCAGACCTGGCGCAACGAGCGCACAGCGGGGAAACTCGCGGACAAGTTCGGCCAGGAGGCCCTTCACCGTAACCACCCGCCGCGTCACACGAAGGACGACATCGCCCACATCCTTGAGTTCTACCGGCGTTTCGAGGAAACCCTGGCCCTGGAGGAACACCCGGGCGATCAGGCGGAATATCTGGAACACCTGCAGGAGAGCTGGCTGCCGACCTACCGCGCCGCCCTGCACGGCTATGTTCCCCCCGCCACCAAGCGGTACGACCGTCTGGCGGTCGCCTGCGCACCGTTCCTGGAGCTGCTGGAGACCGAACTGAGGGCCGAGG
This window of the Kineosporia sp. NBRC 101731 genome carries:
- a CDS encoding DurN family substrate-assisted peptide maturase; protein product: MKHSEFPVIYPEVDTIRQVQELLILASALRPDGELAGALRVALDVPGHCVSSRMEPVTDIHPHTLKYWLEKLWMSGDLGPAERRLVEFQNTSDNMVAATRELLDFERDSGFRLVAEKV
- a CDS encoding cinnamycin family lantibiotic produces the protein MNTTLLQQAAVDSEFRALIEADPTRFGVTGATLPAEVEAPDQESLDFFTEGVSSLEIYACESSCSFGPFTIVCDGGTK